A DNA window from Castanea sativa cultivar Marrone di Chiusa Pesio chromosome 7, ASM4071231v1 contains the following coding sequences:
- the LOC142643379 gene encoding putative F-box protein At2g02030 isoform X2, which yields MSDNLPAKDSKPLFTKEEEEEAMWDFLPPEILPNILLRLPTKSIVKFTCVCKTWRSLIRNPDFISAHLKLSNHNQPLLLFRFCSDWLQDAMFSMQRDTHEKEVYKLYCDNQDFNEHTRIILWNPCVRMFVVLPEPNVTYQLYGGCCASAGFGFDSKTNDYKVVRVVSVLDWRINEWGVSPPKVEVYSLATGEWSMVTTALPCSVYPGAPMPFVNGALHWVALRRTNYEKYRNFITVLDLGDLVFSEITPPILSDDEDDGDESHILPFISAYGNSLALFQEGFRTPCVNVWLMKRYADASSWTKIVIFPHIGLMDQDINDIIDVDHAEGYMQQFHRAKGFRKSGEVVVQLDFDQRLVSQDLETQERKDLRISAYNYTFIGSYVKSLVLLDKPNRAATY from the exons ATGTCAGACAACTTACCAGCAAAAGACTCCAAACCATTATTcactaaagaagaagaagaagaagcgaTGTGGGACTTTCTACCTCCCGAAATCCTACCCAATATTCTCCTACGCCTACCTACAAAATCCATTGTAAAGTTCACCTGTGTCTGCAAAACATGGAGATCCCTCATCCGAAACCCTGACTTCATTTCTGCTCATCTTAAGCTTTCCAACCACAACCAACCCCTCCTCCTCTTCAGGTTCTGCTCTGACTGGCTACAGGATGCAATGTTCAGCATGCAAAGGGACACCCATGAAAAAGAAGTCTACAAATTGTATTGTGACAACCAAGATTTCAATGAGCACACCAG AATTATTCTCTGGAACCCTTGTGTTAGAATGTTTGTGGTACTTCCTGAACCCAATGTCACCTATCAGTTGTACGGTGGGTGTTGTGCAAGTGCTGGGTTTGGATTTGATTCCAAAACTAACGACTATAAGGTGGTGAGGGTTGTGTCAGTTCTGGATTGGAGGATAAACGAATGGGGTGTGTCTCCACCAAAGGTTGAGGTTTACTCACTTGCCACAGGTGAATGGAGTATGGTTACAACTGCTTTGCCTTGTTCTGTATATCCTGGTGCCCCTATGCCTTTTGTTAATGGCGCTCTGCATTGGGTTGCTTTGAGGAGAACTAATTACGAAAAATATCGCAATTTTATTACGGTGCTCGATTTGGGGGACTTGGTTTTCAGCGAGATCACACCGCCTATACTTTcggatgatgaagatgatgggGATGAGTCTCACATTCTTCCCTTTATTTCAGCATATGGGAATTCCCTTGCCCTGTTTCAAGAGGGATTTCGTACTCCCTGTGTCAATGTATGGCTGATGAAAAGGTATGCAGATGCATCTTCATGGaccaaaattgtgatttttCCTCATATAGGTCTCATGGATCAAGATATCAATGACATAATAGATGTGGATCATGCTGAGGGGTACATGCAACAATTTCACAGGGCTAAAGGTTTTAGGAAGAGTGGTGAGGTTGTAGTGCAATTGGATTTTGACCAACGGCTTGTCTCACAAGACCTCGAGACACAAGAGCGTAAAGATCTTAGGATTTCTGCATATAACTATACTTTCATTGGTTCTTATGTTAAGAGTCTAGTTTTACTTGACAAACCCAACCGTGCAGCAACTTATTAA
- the LOC142643379 gene encoding putative F-box protein At2g02030 isoform X1, with translation MSDNLPAKDSKPLFTKEEEEEAMWDFLPPEILPNILLRLPTKSIVKFTCVCKTWRSLIRNPDFISAHLKLSNHNQPLLLFRFCSDWLQDAMFSMQRDTHEKEVYKLYCDNQDFNEHTRFDFPFRTQAQVLSGVVGTCNGLVCVKVDCFSRRIILWNPCVRMFVVLPEPNVTYQLYGGCCASAGFGFDSKTNDYKVVRVVSVLDWRINEWGVSPPKVEVYSLATGEWSMVTTALPCSVYPGAPMPFVNGALHWVALRRTNYEKYRNFITVLDLGDLVFSEITPPILSDDEDDGDESHILPFISAYGNSLALFQEGFRTPCVNVWLMKRYADASSWTKIVIFPHIGLMDQDINDIIDVDHAEGYMQQFHRAKGFRKSGEVVVQLDFDQRLVSQDLETQERKDLRISAYNYTFIGSYVKSLVLLDKPNRAATY, from the coding sequence ATGTCAGACAACTTACCAGCAAAAGACTCCAAACCATTATTcactaaagaagaagaagaagaagcgaTGTGGGACTTTCTACCTCCCGAAATCCTACCCAATATTCTCCTACGCCTACCTACAAAATCCATTGTAAAGTTCACCTGTGTCTGCAAAACATGGAGATCCCTCATCCGAAACCCTGACTTCATTTCTGCTCATCTTAAGCTTTCCAACCACAACCAACCCCTCCTCCTCTTCAGGTTCTGCTCTGACTGGCTACAGGATGCAATGTTCAGCATGCAAAGGGACACCCATGAAAAAGAAGTCTACAAATTGTATTGTGACAACCAAGATTTCAATGAGCACACCAGGTTTGACTTCCCTTTTCGTACTCAAGCCCAAGTACTATCCGGTGTGGTTGGTACTTGTAATGGCCTTGTCTGTGTTAAGGTTGATTGTTTTTCGCGCAGAATTATTCTCTGGAACCCTTGTGTTAGAATGTTTGTGGTACTTCCTGAACCCAATGTCACCTATCAGTTGTACGGTGGGTGTTGTGCAAGTGCTGGGTTTGGATTTGATTCCAAAACTAACGACTATAAGGTGGTGAGGGTTGTGTCAGTTCTGGATTGGAGGATAAACGAATGGGGTGTGTCTCCACCAAAGGTTGAGGTTTACTCACTTGCCACAGGTGAATGGAGTATGGTTACAACTGCTTTGCCTTGTTCTGTATATCCTGGTGCCCCTATGCCTTTTGTTAATGGCGCTCTGCATTGGGTTGCTTTGAGGAGAACTAATTACGAAAAATATCGCAATTTTATTACGGTGCTCGATTTGGGGGACTTGGTTTTCAGCGAGATCACACCGCCTATACTTTcggatgatgaagatgatgggGATGAGTCTCACATTCTTCCCTTTATTTCAGCATATGGGAATTCCCTTGCCCTGTTTCAAGAGGGATTTCGTACTCCCTGTGTCAATGTATGGCTGATGAAAAGGTATGCAGATGCATCTTCATGGaccaaaattgtgatttttCCTCATATAGGTCTCATGGATCAAGATATCAATGACATAATAGATGTGGATCATGCTGAGGGGTACATGCAACAATTTCACAGGGCTAAAGGTTTTAGGAAGAGTGGTGAGGTTGTAGTGCAATTGGATTTTGACCAACGGCTTGTCTCACAAGACCTCGAGACACAAGAGCGTAAAGATCTTAGGATTTCTGCATATAACTATACTTTCATTGGTTCTTATGTTAAGAGTCTAGTTTTACTTGACAAACCCAACCGTGCAGCAACTTATTAA
- the LOC142643380 gene encoding F-box protein At3g07870-like, with protein sequence MSDNLPAKVSESLFSKEEEEEEEEQVAMCDFLPPEILSNILLRLPTKSIVKFTCVCKTWRSLIRNPDFISAHLKLSNHNQPLLLFRFCSDSLLKQRYLDRDTDEKEVYKLYCDNQDFNEHARFDFPFHTLGRTTIFSVVGTCNGLVCVEDDGLLDRIILWNPCVRMFMELPKPSITYQGYHEDDGYGYDAATGLGFDSKTNDYKVVRVVTVVDVRRRGDWGVFPPKVEVYSLATGEWSMVTTALPGAVHPCEPMPFVNGALHWVALRKINHFKYRNFIMVLDLEDMVIREIVLPILSDEKDNGDEAFIFPFISAYGNTLALIHGDSGLSLNVWLMKRYAEASSWTKIVIFPHIGTLEQAIKDIKAVGHGFIPRAKGFRKSGEVVVELGEQPFVSQDLETQECKDLPISAYSYTFVGSYVKSLVLLDKPNRAATY encoded by the coding sequence ATGTCAGACAACTTACCAGCTAAAGTCTCCGAATCATTATtctccaaagaagaagaagaagaagaagaagaacaagtaGCGATGTGTGACTTTCTACCTCCCGAAATCCTATCCAACATTCTCCTACGCCTACCTACAAAATCCATTGTAAAGTTCACCTGTGTCTGCAAAACATGGAGATCCCTCATCCGAAACCCTGACTTCATTTCTGCTCATCTTAAGCTTTCCAACCACAACCAACCCCTCCTCCTCTTCAGGTTCTGCTCTGACAGCCTCCTGAAACAGCGCTACCTAGATAGGGACACCGATGAAAAAGAAGTCTACAAATTGTATTGTGACAACCAAGATTTCAATGAACATGCCAGGTTTGACTTCCCTTTTCATACTCTAGGCCGTACAACAATATTTAGCGTGGTTGGTACTTGTAATGGCCTTGTCTGTGTTGAGGATGATGGTTTATTGGACAGAATTATTCTCTGGAACCCTTGTGTTAGAATGTTTATGGAACTTCCTAAACCCAGTATTACCTATCAGGGCTATCACGAGGACGATGGGTATGGGTACGATGCGGCTACTGGGCTTGGATTTGATTCCAAAACTAATGACTATAAGGTGGTGAGGGTTGTGACAGTTGTGGATGTGAGGAGGAGAGGCGACTGGGGTGTGTTTCCACCAAAGGTTGAGGTTTACTCACTTGCCACAGGTGAATGGAGTATGGTTACAACTGCTTTGCCTGGTGCTGTACATCCTTGTGAACCTATGCCTTTTGTTAATGGCGCTCTGCATTGGGTTGCTTTGAGGAAAATTAATCACTTTAAATATCGCAATTTTATTATGGTGCTCGATTTGGAGGACATGGTTATCCGCGAGATAGTACTGCCTATACTTTCGGATGAAAAAGATAATGGAGATGAGGCtttcatttttccctttatttcaGCATATGGGAATACCCTTGCCCTGATTCATGGGGATAGTGGTCTCTCTCTCAACGTATGGCTGATGAAAAGGTATGCAGAAGCATCTTCATGGaccaaaattgtgatttttCCTCATATAGGAACCTTGGAACAAGCTATCAAGGACATAAAAGCTGTGGGTCACGGGTTCATACCCAGAGCCAAAGGTTTTAGGAAGAGTGGTGAGGTTGTAGTGGAATTGGGTGAACAACCGTTCGTCTCACAAGACCTCGAGACACAAGAGTGTAAAGATCTTCCGATTTCTGCATATAGCTATACTTTCGTTGGTTCTTATGTTAAGAGTCTAGTTTTGCTCGACAAACCCAACCGTGCAGCAACTTATTAA